A segment of the Fibrobacter succinogenes subsp. succinogenes S85 genome:
AAGACTTCTGCGTGTTTTAAACCTTTTGGATTTTTTGCCGAAGCATTTTGCTGATAAAATTGATCGCTATGGTAAATTCACTGACGATAGTGAGCCCAAATTAGCATGGCGCAAAAATACAGAAGGTAAATACGAATTCATTTTCCAAGACGCATTCAATGAAATGCTAGCCGAATTTAAAGACAAGCAACCAGAAATTGTCGAAGAAGGAAAGAAAATCCCCTATGATTGGACCATCTACTATCTTCGTAAAAAGGCTCTTGAGAAAGCTCTTTCAAAAGAAGAACTCTCTTGGATACTGCTCCAGTTTAACCAAAAGCGCGGTTATTATCAATTAAGAGGCGAAGAAGAGGAAATTCCTCAAGATAAGAAAATTGAATATTTAGCACAAAAAGTTGTTAAGGTAGAAGCAACCGATCAGAAGAAAGGCGATGATGTTTGGTACAATGTTTATCTTGAAAATGGAATGATCTATCGACGTACCAGTAAAGCACCCCTTGATTGGGAAGGAAAAGTCAAAGAATTTATTGTAACGACAGAAGTCGAAAATGACGGTGAAACACCGAAAAAAGATAAAGAAGGGAACATCAAACGCTCTTTCCGCGCGCCCAAAGAAGATGACTGGACTCTTCTTAAAAAGAAAACCGAAGCCGATATTGAAAATAGTCATAAAACTGTGGGCTGCTACATTTATGATTCGTTACTAAACAACCCAAAACAAAAGATTATTGGAAAACTAGTCAGAACTGTTGAAAGAAAGTTCTATAAAGAGGAATTGACTCAGATACTTAAGAAACAAGTTGAGCTCATCCCCGAACTCCGCGATGACAATCTGTACAAACAGTGTATTGAAGAACTCTACCCCATCAACGAGGCTCATAGAAATACTATTGCAAAGACCGATTTTGCAAATCTTTTCATTAACGACATTTTATTCTATCAGCGCCCATTAAAAAGTAAAAAATCCCAAATTGACAACTGTCCTTACGAAGAGCGCATTTTCATTGATTCAAAAACAGGCGAAAAGAAAAAAGTTCCCGTAAAATGCATTGCAAAATCAAATCCGTTATTCCAGGAATTTAGACTTTGGCAATTCATTCAAAATTTGAGAATTTACCAGCGAGAAAAAGAAATCGATGGTAAACTTTTAACAGATATTGACATTACAAGTGAATGCTTGAAATCTGAAGAAGATTATGTAAGACTTTTTGACTGGCTAAACGACAGAGAAACCATCGAACAAGAAGATTTATTAAAGCATCTCTTTAATACCAAAAAATCAAAAAATAAAGAAAACCCATATCGATGGAATTATGTAGAAGATAAGGTTTATCCTTGCAACGAAACTCGTGCCACAATTTTGAAAGGATTTTCAAAATGTGGTATTAATGCATCAGTTCTTTCGCCTGAATTGGAAATGGCTTTATGGCACATACTTTATTCCGTTGAAGATAAAAAAGAAATCGAAACAGCCCTGACTCATTTTGCACAAAAACAAGGCTGGAACGATGATTTTGCAAAAGTATTTTCCAAAGCGAAGCCTTTCAAAAAAGACTATGGCTCTTATTCAGAAAAAGCAATAAAGAAGTTGCTTTCTCTTATGCGAATGGGCAAATACTGGAACCAAGACAATATTGATAAAAACACTCTTGATAGGATTGATAAAATCATCAATGGCGAATATGATGAGAAAATCTCCAATAGAGTCCGTGATAACGCAATTAACTTAAAAGACATAAGTGATTTTAGAGGCCTACCGGTCTGGCTTGCCTGCTACATCGTGTACGACAGACATTCCGAAGCCAAAGATTGTACCAAATGGAATTCTCCCGAGGAAATTGATTCTTATCTCAAGAAATTTAAACAACATTCCTTACGTAACCCAATCGTAGAACAGGTTGTCACAGAAACTCTGAGAACCGTTCGAGACATTTGGATTCAGGAAGAACAAATTGATGAAATCCATCTTGAACTTGGACGCGACTTAAAAAATCCTGCCGATAAGCGCAAGAAAATGTCTGAAAATATCCTGAAGAACGAAAATACGAATTTGCGCATCAAGGCCATGCTAATGGAATTCATGAACCCCAGCATGGGCATTGAAAATGTTCGCCCGTATTCACCAAGCCAACAGGATATTCTGCGCATTTATGAAGAAAACGCTCTTGACAACCTAACTAAGGATGACAAGGACTTCGACTTTATTTCAAAAATTTCCAAACAGGCACAACCATCAAAAACAGATATTATCCGTTACAAATGTTGGCTCGAACAAAAGTATCGTTCCCCGTACACGGGTAAAACAATTTCGCTATCCAAGCTATTTACCCCGGCATACGAAATCGAACATGTTATTCCTCAGTCGCTTTATTTCGATGACTCTTTCAGTAACAAAGTTATTTGTGAAGCCGAAGTTAATAAACTTAAAGATCGCCAATTAGGATATAAATTCATTGCGGAACACCATGGAGAAAAGGTTCAATTAAGCCAAGGTGAAGTTGTCGAAATACTCTCCGTAGATGCTTATGAAAAATTTGTCAAAGAAAATTATGCGAACAATCGCATAAAGATGAAAAAATTATTGATGGAAAGCATCCCCGACGAATTCATAGAGCGTCAGTTAAACGATAGCCGCTACATCAGTAAAGTTGTTAAAGGACTTTTGTCAAATATCGTTCGCGAAAAGATTGACGATGAAAACTATGAACCAGAAGCAGTGTCCAAAAATCTTATTTCGTGCAATGGCGCTATTACAGACCGATTGAAGAAAGATTGGGGCATGAATGATGTTTGGAACAGCATTATTTTGCCAAGATTTATTCGAATGAACCAAATCACGGGAAAAGATTGTTTCACAACGACTAACGCAGAAGGTCATCTTATTCCACAGATGCCTTTAGAGCTTCAAAAGGGATTTAATAAGAAAAGAATTGACCATCGTCACCACGCAATGGACGCAATCGTCATCGCTTGTACAACACGAGACCATGTAAATCTACTGAATAACGAAGCCGCACATTCAAAATTCAATGCAACTAGGTATCAGTTACAACGCAAACTTCGGCGTTTTGAAAAGGCTGTAATTGACGGTAAGGAACGCGAAGTTGCAAAAGAATTCCTAAAGCCATGGGATTCATTCTCTTCAGATTCCAAGAATATTCTTGAAAATATTATCGTAAGTTTCAAGCAAAATCAGCGCGTGATAAACAAAACGACAAATGCGTTCCTGCATTTTGACGAAAACGGAAAGAAGACTTTTATAAAGCAAGGAAAGGGCGATAGCTGGGCAATTCGCAAATCCATGCACAAAGACACTGTTTTTGGGGAAATCAATCTGCGCAAAGTAAGAAGTGTTTCCTTAAATGAAGCAATAAAAGTTCCAGAAAGAGTTCTCAACAAGAAAATCAAAGAAAAAATCCTCGAATTAAAAAACAACAAGATTGACGCAAAGAACATCAAAAAATACATCGAAGAAAATCATACAGGCGGTTATGGAATAGATTCTTCAAAAATCGATGTATTCTATTTTACTAAAGAAACAAAGGAACGATTCTTCGCCACAAGAAAAACTCTTGACACATCTTTTAACCAAGCAAAAATCAAAGATAGTATCGCTGATTCTGGAATACAAAAGATTTTATTGGCTCATCTAAAAAGCAAGAACGGAGATGCAGAACAAGCTTTTTCTCCAGACGGCATTGATGAAATGAACAAAAACATCGTTGAACTAAACAATGGTAAATTCCATCAACCAATTCTAAAGGTGCGCGTTTACGAAAAGGCGGATAAATTTGCTGTTGGACAAAAAGGCAATAAGAAAGTCAAATTTGTCGAAGCCGCCAAGGGAACGAACTTGTTCTTCGCCATTTTCGAAAAAGACGGAAAACGCTCGTATTTGACTATTCCTCTAAACGTAATGATTGATTGCCAAAAACAGTATGGTAATCAGTGGAAAAATAATATTGAAGCTTATTTAAAAGAAAAGGAACTTGTCGAGAAGGACGTTAAGCTCCAGTTTATTCTTTCACCAAATGATTTGGTATATCTGCCAACAGAAGGGTCTATTGACAAAAAGCGTATATATAAAGTTGTTTCCTTTACAAATAATAGACTGTATGCCATTCCATATGCCATAGCCAAAAGTATTGTAGACAAGAACGAATTCACTCAATTAAATAAAATTGAATTTACCGACAACAAAGAGTCAATTAAAGATGCATGCGTTCCTGTAATAATAGACAGACTTGGCAACGTAATCGAATTTAACGGAAAACGATTATGATTAAGCGTACTCTGTATTTTGGGAACCAGGCTTATTTAAGTCTCAAGGACAACCAGCTTGTCATTAAGAAACGCAATGATGAAATCGTCACCGCAGCTATTGAAGACATTGCTTACATTGTTCTTGATTCGCCTCAAATTACAGTGACAAACGCTTTACTCGGGGCTTTGCTAGAGAACAACTGCGCGATAATAAACTGCGATAAGACGCATCTACCCTCAGGCTTACTCCTTCCCCTTTCAGGGAATACCCTGCAAAGCGAAAGATTCCAGGCTCAGATAGATGCATCGCTTCCATTAAAAAAGCAACTATGGCAACAAACGGTCCAGCAAAAAATTTTAAATCAGGCTGCCGTTTTGCATGGTTCTCATGACGCTGAAATTGGAAATATGACGGCATGGGCAAATTCCGTGCGAAGTGGAGATGTTGATAACAGAGAAGCTGTTGCCGCAGCTTACTATTGGAAAGAAATGTTCCCCGATATTCCTGATTTTGTTCGTGACCGAAATGGAGTACCGCCAAATAATATGCTCAATTATGGCTATGCCATTTTACGCGGTGTGGTTGCAAGGGCTTTGGTTTCGAGCGGACTTTTACCGACTTTGGGAATACACCACCATAATCGTTACAACGCCTATTGTTTAGCAGATGACATAATGGAGCCGTACCGCCCAATCGTAGACAAACTAATTTTAGAAGTTATTAACGAAATAGAAGAATATCCTACTGATCTTTCTACTGAAATAAAGGCTAAACTTTTAAGAATCCCTGTACTTGATTGTGTTATTGATGGGAATCGAAGCCCGTTGATGAATGCCGTTTCAACAACTACAGCTTCGCTTGCCAAGTGTTATTTAGGAACAACAAGGAAATTGCTCTATCCGGAGGTGTAGGATGGACCGATTTAGCGAGTACAGAATTATGTGGATTTTGTGTTTCTTTGATTTGCCGACAGAAACGAAAATTGAGCGGCAACGGCACAGCGAATTTCGCAAAAATCTGTTAAAAGATGGATTTTCAAGATTCCAATTATCCATATATGTTCGGCATTGCGCTTCTGTGGAAAATGCAGAAGTTCATATTGCTCGAGTAAAGAGTTTTATGCCGCCAGATGGTTCAGTAAGCATTCTCTGTATCACGGACAAGCAGTTCGGGAAAATCCAGGTTTTCTACGGTCGAAAGGAAAAACCGAAGCCAAAATCAACGGGGCAATTAGAGCTTTTCCTATAAAAAACGTTCAAAAACAAGAAAAAATCGACCCCAAAAGGTCGATTTTTTCTTTTCGCAATGATACATCTAACTCGTTCATAGCTGTATAGTTACAACGAATCAGTTGTTATTGCACTAGTAAAACTAGAAAATCTGAAAGCAATTCACAACGCATATCTGAATAAACTAAACAACAAAAAGTTGTTATTGCACTAGTAAAACTAGAAAATCTGAAAGCAATTCACAACTATTTTCAGTGTAGGTCATGATTTACCCCAGTTGTTATTGCACTAGTAAAACTAGAAAATCTGAAAGCAATTCACAACTGTAGTTAATACCATTATCGCTAAAATCAAGTTGTTATTGCACTAGTAAAACTAGAAAATCTGAAAGCAATTCACAACAATAATACTTTGCAATTGTCAATAGAAAAGTTGTTATTGCACTAGTAAAACTAGAAAATCTGAAAGCAATTCACAACAGCATTTGGAATTTCTTTGAGTTGTGTTTCGTTGTTATTGCACTAGTAAAACTAGAAAATCTGAAAGCAATTCACAACTAATTTGATTCGCAATTGCACCGCTAGACGGTTGTTATTGCACTAGTAAAACTAGAAAATCTGAAAGCAATTCACAACTAGATATTTTTGACAATTTGGATTGTATCTGTTGTTATTGCACTAGTAAAACTAGAAAATCTGAAAGCAATTCACAACTTTCTTTTGTGTAGTTCATGGTTTTATCCTGTTGTTATTGCACTAGTAAAACTAGAAAATCTGAAAGCAATTCACAACAGGTCTGCTGGTCTTCCGGGAAGAGCATCTGTTGTTATTGCACTAGTAAAACTAGAAAATCTGAAAGCAATTCACAACGGAACGCGCACCGTTTGACGCAAAGAAAGGTTGTTATTGCACTAGTAAAACTAGAAAATCTGAAAGCAATTCACAACGATGCTCGGCATCTTGCCGAAAGGCCGAAGGTTGTTATTGCACTAGTAAAACTAGAAAATCTGAAAGCAATTCACAACAAAGTTTCTCCCAATAAACGCTACAAAGAGTTGTTATTGCACTAGTAAAACTAGAAAATCTGAAAGCAATTCACAACGCTGGCCCTCTTGGTGCTATGGCCGCAGGCGTTGTTATTGCACTAGTAAAACTAGAAAATCTGAAAGCAATTCACAACGCAAGTATGGTAATATGTATGACCACGGCGGTTGTTATTGCACTAGTAAAACTAGAAAATCTGAAAGCAATTCACAACAGTATTCGGACTATATCGGGCGGGCTCGTTGTTGTTATTGCACTAGTAAAACTAGAAAATCTGAAAGCAATTCACAACTACAAAGATAGGATGTTGCATATTTATTAAGTTGTTATTGCACTAGTAAAACTAGAAAATCTGAAAGCAATTCACAACTTAATTTCGTCCACACCGTCAAACCTAAACGTTGTTATTGCACTAGTAAAACTAGAAAATCTGAAAGCAATTCACAACAGAAGAGCGAGTTCACGCCGTTGTGGGTTGTTGTTATTGCACTAGTAAAACTAGAAAATCTGAAAGCAATTCACAACGCTACTGTGCAGTCATTACAAGACCGCGTTGTTGTTATTGCACTAGTAAAACTAGAAAATCTGAAAGCAATTCACAACTGGTGTGAGTCTTGGTTCTCGCTTCGCTCGTTGTTATTGCACTAGTAAAACTAGAAAATCTGAAAGCAATTCACAACGCTACTGTGCAGTCATTACAAGACCGCGTTGTTGTTATTGCACTAGTAAAACTAGAAAATCTGAAAGCAATTCACAACTGGTGTGAGTCTTGGTTCTCGCTTCGCTCGTTGTTATTGCACTAGTAAAACTAGAAAATCTGAAAGCAATTCACAACGATTAACGTTACAATCCTCCACCTTTCCTTGTTGTTATTGCACTAGTAAAACTAGAAAATCTGAAAGCAATTCACAACGGGTTGAGTGGTCCAGCTTGTTATCTACTGTTGTTATTGCACTAGTAAAACTAGAAAATCTGAAAGCAATTCACAACGGGTGGAGGCTTTAATGTCCTTAGATGTTCGTTGTTATTGCACTAGTAAAACTAGAAAATCTGAAAGCAATTCACAACGGAAGGCGATACGGATAAGTTGAACGAAAGTTGTTATTGCACTAGTAAAACTAGAAAATCTGAAAGCAATTCACAACAGTATCATGGCAATATTCTTTCGGGGCATTGTTGTTATTGCACTAGTAAAACTAGAAAATCTGAAAGCAATTCACAACGCTCAGCAGCACGAAATTACTAATAGTCCTGTTGTTATTGCACTAGTAAAACTAGAAAATCTGAAAGCAATTCACAACTATCGACTTGCGACAACGAAGCTCTTGATGTTGTTATTGCACTAGTAAAACTAGAAAATCTGAAAGCAATTCACAACAATCTGTAAGCACTATTGGAAATATGGTCTGTTGTTATTGCACTAGTAAAACTAGAAAATCTGAAAGCAATTCACAACTGCTTGACGAAGTTGGCAATGAATGGTACAGTTGTTATTGCACTAGTAAAACTAGAAAATCTGAAAGCAATTCACAACTAAAATCCCGACGTATGTATTCATCGACGGTTGTTATTGCACTAGTAAAACTAGAAAATCTAAAAGAAGTTGCGCCCCAAACAGCGAGGAAGGGGGCTATGTCAACTGCAATATAGATTATTTAAAGAGAAAAGGAGATGCCCCGTCAAGCGGGGCATGACATCAGGGCGAGTGGCTAAGCTAAGCCGGGGCGTTGCGGGGCGGCGTCTGAGCGCCCGCATAGAGAGGGTGATGGAAGACTCGGCAACCCGCTTTTTGACGAAAGGGGTGTACGCTCAAAGGCGTACATGACAATCCGAAGTGACTAGGTTGCCGAGGCTGCAATCAGGGGGATTCCTCCCCCATCCTTCATAAGCTATCAAAATTTTCAATAACACATTTTGACATTCCTTTTTATACCTTAAAATGCATCGGACGAAACTACTAATAAAGTAATTCTATTAGTAGCGATATTTTTTTAGTATTGGACAAAGGGTTTTGCATTCTCTATATTTGTCTCTCAAAAATGGGAGACATTCTATGGCAGTTGATTATTCTACTCTTAAAAAGGGCGGCTGGATGCGCCAGAAGCAGAAGAACAATTTCTCGTTGCGCGTTCGCGTTGTTGGTGGGAACCTCACAGCAACACAGCTTGCCAAAATCGCCGAAGTCGCTGAAAAATATGGCGAAGGTTACGCTCACCTAACTTCGAGACAGAGCGTCGAGATTCCGTTTATCAAGCTTGAAAATATTGACGATGTGAAAAACGCACTTGCCGAGGGTGGTGTTGAACCAGGCGTTTGCGGGGCTCGCGTGCGTACCATTACGGCATGCCAGGGTGAAGCCGTTTGCCCGAGCGGTTGCATTGATACTTATGCAATCGCGAAAGAACTTGACGATCGTTACTTTGCACGAGAACTTCCGCACAAGTTCAAATTCGGTGTGACGGGTTGCCAAAACAACTGTCTCAAGGCCGAAGAAAACGACGTGGGCATCAAGGGCGCCATCAAGGTGGATTGGCTCGAAGACAAGTGCATCGGTTGCGGGCTTTGCGCAAAGGTTTGCCGCAAAGAGGCCATCAAGATCGAAAACAAGAAGGTCATTTTCGACAAGGAAAAATGCAATTACTGCGGCCGTTGCTACAAGTCCTGCCCCACTGACGCCTGGAGCCACATTCACGGCTACATCGTATCGTTTGGCGGGCTTTTCGGCAACAACATCAACAAGGGCGAAACGATTATTCCGTTTGTAGAAGACAAGCAGAAGCTCTTGGACATTTGCGATGCTGCGATTCAATTCTTTGCAGACAACGGAAAGAGCGGTGAACGTTTCAAGTACACGATCGACCGCGTCGGCCGCGATGTATTCGCAAAGAAAATCCAGGACGTATACAACGGATAAACGCTTGCATAAAAAGGCCTGCATTCCAACATACTATCAACAAATGAACATCGAAAAAATCAAGACAGACTTGCTGATTATTGGTGGCGGGACCGCTGGCTGTTATGCAGCCATTACCGCAAGTACTTTAGGTGCAGCGAAAGATGTCGCAGACATCAAGATATTGGTTGTCGAAAAAGCGAACATCAAGCGGAGCGGTTGCCTCGCTGCTGGCGTAAACGCGCTGAACGCCTACATTACCGAAGGCCGTACGCCCAAGGATTATGTGGAGTACGCCAAGAAAGACGCCGACGGAATCGTTCGCGAAGACTTGCTGTACAGTATTTCCGAGAAGTTCAACGAGGTCACGGCGCACTTGGAAAAGTTGGGCCTTGTCATCTTGAAGGACAAGGATGGAAAGTATGTGACCCGTGGGAATCGTAATATCAAAATCAACGGCGAGAACATAAAGCCAATTTTGGCGGCGGCTGTCGCAAAGGCACCGAATGTTCAGGTGCTGAACCACGTGAACATTTTCGATTTTTCCGTTCACGACAACAGGATTGACGGAGCTTTCGGTTTCGGAATCGAGAACGATACTTTCTATGCCATCGAGGCGCGTGCTGTGATTATCGCGACGGGCGGTGCAGCCGGGCTTTATCGCCCGAACAATCCGGGATTTTCCCGCCATAAAATGTGGTACCCGCCGTTCAACACGGGTGCAGGCTACGCCATGGGAATCCGTCACGGTGCCGAGATGACGACTTTCGAGATGCGCTTTATTGCGCTGCGCTGCAAGGATACGATTGCCCCGACGGGCACGCTTGCGCAGGGCGTGGGTGCAAAGCAGATAAATTCGCTTGGTGAAGTTTACGAGACAAAGTACGGCATTTCAACTTCGGAACGCGTGTACGGAACAGTGGCAGAAAACCTGGAAGGCCGCGGGCCGTGCTATTTGCGCACCGTCGGGATTACGCCCGCACAGGAAGACTCGCTTTTAAAGGCGTACCTGAACATGGCTCCTTCGCAAACAATTCGCTGGCTTGAAAACGAAACGCCCTCCAAAGCAAATGTCGAAATTGAAGGTACTGAACCTTACATCGTGGGCGGCCACACCGCAAGCGGTTACTGGGTCGATACCAAGCGTGCAACGACAATTGACGGGCTTTACGCTGCAGGCGATGTTGCCGGTGGAGCCCCGCAAAAATACGTGACGGGCGCGCTTGCCGAAGGCGAGATTGCGGCGAAGTCGGCGGTGGAATATATCAATGCGGTAGATTGCCGCACCCCCTTACAGGGGGTTCGCAATGACGTAGATGCAGATCCTCGCGAAGACGTAGACGCCAAAGCAACCATCAAGGAAGCAGAAATCGCCCGACATGTCGCAGAAATCGAAACATATTTATCGCAGAAAAACTCGCTGTACACTACAGAACAACTTGAAGAAGCCATGCAAATAGCCATGGACGAATATGCAGGCGGAATCAAGACGGGCTATGGCTACAGCGAAAAGCATCTCAATATCGCCAAAGAAAAAATTGACGAAATTGAAAGCCTTACAGACAAGCTTAGCGCAGCCGATTTGCAAGAAGTGATGTACATCTACGAACTCAAGGAACGTCTAACAGTTTGCAAGAGCGTGATAGCCCACCTCAAGGCACGTCACGAAACGCGTTGGCACAGTTTTGCAGAAAACCTAGACTACCCCGAAAAGGACAACGCAAACTTCCGCAAGTACGTCAATTCAAGACTCGAAAACGGCGAAATCAAAATCATCTTGCGCGACCTCACCGCAGAAGGGCAAAAGAACTATGAGCATCAGCATTGATCAAAGCAAATGTATCGGCTGCAGGAGATGCCACGACGTATGCCCCG
Coding sequences within it:
- the cas9 gene encoding type II CRISPR RNA-guided endonuclease Cas9 (Cas9, originally named Csn1, is the large, multifunctional signature protein of type II CRISPR/Cas systems. It is well known even to general audiences because its RNA-guided endonuclease activity has made it a popular tool for custom editing of eukaryotic genomes.); the protein is MKKILGLDLGTNSIGWAVVNADEITRDDGSRYLKPNGISAAGSRIIPMSADILGDFEKGNSISQTAERTRMRMARRLHERALLRRERLLRVLNLLDFLPKHFADKIDRYGKFTDDSEPKLAWRKNTEGKYEFIFQDAFNEMLAEFKDKQPEIVEEGKKIPYDWTIYYLRKKALEKALSKEELSWILLQFNQKRGYYQLRGEEEEIPQDKKIEYLAQKVVKVEATDQKKGDDVWYNVYLENGMIYRRTSKAPLDWEGKVKEFIVTTEVENDGETPKKDKEGNIKRSFRAPKEDDWTLLKKKTEADIENSHKTVGCYIYDSLLNNPKQKIIGKLVRTVERKFYKEELTQILKKQVELIPELRDDNLYKQCIEELYPINEAHRNTIAKTDFANLFINDILFYQRPLKSKKSQIDNCPYEERIFIDSKTGEKKKVPVKCIAKSNPLFQEFRLWQFIQNLRIYQREKEIDGKLLTDIDITSECLKSEEDYVRLFDWLNDRETIEQEDLLKHLFNTKKSKNKENPYRWNYVEDKVYPCNETRATILKGFSKCGINASVLSPELEMALWHILYSVEDKKEIETALTHFAQKQGWNDDFAKVFSKAKPFKKDYGSYSEKAIKKLLSLMRMGKYWNQDNIDKNTLDRIDKIINGEYDEKISNRVRDNAINLKDISDFRGLPVWLACYIVYDRHSEAKDCTKWNSPEEIDSYLKKFKQHSLRNPIVEQVVTETLRTVRDIWIQEEQIDEIHLELGRDLKNPADKRKKMSENILKNENTNLRIKAMLMEFMNPSMGIENVRPYSPSQQDILRIYEENALDNLTKDDKDFDFISKISKQAQPSKTDIIRYKCWLEQKYRSPYTGKTISLSKLFTPAYEIEHVIPQSLYFDDSFSNKVICEAEVNKLKDRQLGYKFIAEHHGEKVQLSQGEVVEILSVDAYEKFVKENYANNRIKMKKLLMESIPDEFIERQLNDSRYISKVVKGLLSNIVREKIDDENYEPEAVSKNLISCNGAITDRLKKDWGMNDVWNSIILPRFIRMNQITGKDCFTTTNAEGHLIPQMPLELQKGFNKKRIDHRHHAMDAIVIACTTRDHVNLLNNEAAHSKFNATRYQLQRKLRRFEKAVIDGKEREVAKEFLKPWDSFSSDSKNILENIIVSFKQNQRVINKTTNAFLHFDENGKKTFIKQGKGDSWAIRKSMHKDTVFGEINLRKVRSVSLNEAIKVPERVLNKKIKEKILELKNNKIDAKNIKKYIEENHTGGYGIDSSKIDVFYFTKETKERFFATRKTLDTSFNQAKIKDSIADSGIQKILLAHLKSKNGDAEQAFSPDGIDEMNKNIVELNNGKFHQPILKVRVYEKADKFAVGQKGNKKVKFVEAAKGTNLFFAIFEKDGKRSYLTIPLNVMIDCQKQYGNQWKNNIEAYLKEKELVEKDVKLQFILSPNDLVYLPTEGSIDKKRIYKVVSFTNNRLYAIPYAIAKSIVDKNEFTQLNKIEFTDNKESIKDACVPVIIDRLGNVIEFNGKRL
- the cas1 gene encoding type II CRISPR-associated endonuclease Cas1, with protein sequence MIKRTLYFGNQAYLSLKDNQLVIKKRNDEIVTAAIEDIAYIVLDSPQITVTNALLGALLENNCAIINCDKTHLPSGLLLPLSGNTLQSERFQAQIDASLPLKKQLWQQTVQQKILNQAAVLHGSHDAEIGNMTAWANSVRSGDVDNREAVAAAYYWKEMFPDIPDFVRDRNGVPPNNMLNYGYAILRGVVARALVSSGLLPTLGIHHHNRYNAYCLADDIMEPYRPIVDKLILEVINEIEEYPTDLSTEIKAKLLRIPVLDCVIDGNRSPLMNAVSTTTASLAKCYLGTTRKLLYPEV
- the cas2 gene encoding CRISPR-associated endonuclease Cas2; protein product: MDRFSEYRIMWILCFFDLPTETKIERQRHSEFRKNLLKDGFSRFQLSIYVRHCASVENAEVHIARVKSFMPPDGSVSILCITDKQFGKIQVFYGRKEKPKPKSTGQLELFL
- a CDS encoding 4Fe-4S binding protein encodes the protein MAVDYSTLKKGGWMRQKQKNNFSLRVRVVGGNLTATQLAKIAEVAEKYGEGYAHLTSRQSVEIPFIKLENIDDVKNALAEGGVEPGVCGARVRTITACQGEAVCPSGCIDTYAIAKELDDRYFARELPHKFKFGVTGCQNNCLKAEENDVGIKGAIKVDWLEDKCIGCGLCAKVCRKEAIKIENKKVIFDKEKCNYCGRCYKSCPTDAWSHIHGYIVSFGGLFGNNINKGETIIPFVEDKQKLLDICDAAIQFFADNGKSGERFKYTIDRVGRDVFAKKIQDVYNG
- a CDS encoding adenylyl-sulfate reductase subunit alpha — translated: MNIEKIKTDLLIIGGGTAGCYAAITASTLGAAKDVADIKILVVEKANIKRSGCLAAGVNALNAYITEGRTPKDYVEYAKKDADGIVREDLLYSISEKFNEVTAHLEKLGLVILKDKDGKYVTRGNRNIKINGENIKPILAAAVAKAPNVQVLNHVNIFDFSVHDNRIDGAFGFGIENDTFYAIEARAVIIATGGAAGLYRPNNPGFSRHKMWYPPFNTGAGYAMGIRHGAEMTTFEMRFIALRCKDTIAPTGTLAQGVGAKQINSLGEVYETKYGISTSERVYGTVAENLEGRGPCYLRTVGITPAQEDSLLKAYLNMAPSQTIRWLENETPSKANVEIEGTEPYIVGGHTASGYWVDTKRATTIDGLYAAGDVAGGAPQKYVTGALAEGEIAAKSAVEYINAVDCRTPLQGVRNDVDADPREDVDAKATIKEAEIARHVAEIETYLSQKNSLYTTEQLEEAMQIAMDEYAGGIKTGYGYSEKHLNIAKEKIDEIESLTDKLSAADLQEVMYIYELKERLTVCKSVIAHLKARHETRWHSFAENLDYPEKDNANFRKYVNSRLENGEIKIILRDLTAEGQKNYEHQH